CTGATCTGGATCGGGTGGCCGAGGAGATCGGCCAGCGCTGGCCCGCCGGGTTAAGCGCCGCCGAGGCGGTGAGCGTGGAGCGGCGCTGATGAGGGCGGCGGTGGTTGACGCCAGCGTGTGGGTCAGCCGGTTGGTGCCGGTGGATGTTCATCATGCGGCCAGCCGCGCCTGGCTGGAGACTCAGGCCGCGAGCGGCGGGCAATTTGTTGCGCCGACGCTGGTATTGAGTGAAATTGCCGGCGCAGTGTCGCGGCGCACGGGCAACTCCCGATCCGCCCATGATGCCGTTGCCATTATCACCCGTCTTCCAACGCTGCGATTCGTGTCTGTGGACAGCAATTTGGCGCAAACGGCGGCGCGGTTAGCCGCCGACCACGCCTTGCGCGGCGCGGACTCGGTTTATGTGGCGCTGGCGCTTGAACTGGGTCTGCCATTGATCACTTTGGATCAAGAACAACTTGCGCGAACAGGCGGCATCATCACTGCGTCTAAACCGTAGTTCAAATTCAAGGACATTTCGTGACTACTCAGGCCAAGAAATCGGGATGCGGATAAACACGGATACAACCAAAAAAGGATCGGCGAAAATCTACGTTCTGATTTTTTTGCTCTGAAAGAAGGCTGTTATGGCCGAGGAAACACAACCTGATACCACTCCCCCCGCTGGATCCGTCCAAGAGGGCGGCGTCTCCATCGGCGAGAATGCGCAGATCACCGTCGGCAGTGGCGACGTGACCGGCGGCGACAAGATCACGGCCGGCGGCCACGTCATCCAGGCCGCCGCCGGGGCCACAGTCATCATCGGCGCGCCAGCGGCGGCCCCCGACGCCGTCGGCGAAGGTCTGGCCGCCCTGCACGAATTGATGGAGCGCTCCTCCGACGTGCGCAATGCCGTCATCGCCTTCGGCACCGACTTCACGGCGGCGCGCGATCAGGTGGATATGCTGGGCGACTACAAAGACCTGCACGACCTCCTGCACCGCTTGCAATTTCACTGCTACAGTGGCATCACTCAAGCCGCCGCCCGTTTCCCCGACGACGAGATGGCCCTCGACAATCTCACCGACTACCTGCTCACCCTCGAAGGCATCGTCGCCGAACTGCGCCAGGTGGCCGAGCGCCCGTCCGCGCCCAAGCAAGATGTGCAGTGGATTGAAGAAGTGGCGCTGGCTCGCGCCGACCTCAGCACGGCCATCGAGAAGCTGGACGCCAAACAACTCAAGCAAGTGACCTGGCGGTTGAACCGCCTCCTGTCCGTTCAGCCGTCGCGGATCAACACCCTTTTGAATCAAGCCGCGCGCGCCATGCGCCTGCCGGCCCTCGTCCAAACCCTTTCGCAGGTAAGCGAGAATCTGGCCTCGCTCGACCTCGACGCTGAAAAAGTCGGCCAATTTAAAACCGGCGTCGAGGCCCTGAGCAACCTCGACCACGCCTTGATTGCGCTCGTGGACGAACACGATCATTGGCAGGATATTGACGTCGAACTGCGGCGGCTCGAAGCTGCCATTGAACAAGACCTGGAAGAACTTGAAATGTCGTGGCCCGACTTGAAGACCAAAGCCACCCCCTTGTACGACGGCCTCACCGACGAATGGGCCGTCGCCATCAAAAAAGAAGGCGATGGCTTGGATGAAACCCTGGCCGCCAACAATCCAGTCAAAGTCAAACGCACCTTCCGCAGTTATCGCCGCCGGGCCGGGGATCGTTTTTATCGCGTGGACGTTGACTTGAAAACCTTGTGCGGCGAACTTCGCAAGATCGGCGCGCCGCTGGCCTCTGTGCTGGGGATGATCGAATGAACAACACCCAAACTCCAACCACCGACGACGTTCGCTTCCCATCGCTGGATGCGATGCGCGCCGCCTATCGCAACCTGCTCAAGCGCCAGCGCGATAAGGCCAAAACATCCGACCTGCGGGCTGAGGCCGAGGCCTTCATCTTGAAGGGGCGGGCCACCGGCGCTCTACTCGCCGAAGATAACGACCGTCAGGCGGCCCAGGGCTTCCTCGACTACTGGAGCACCCGCCTCTACCGCCCCGGCTACGAGCCGCCCGATGCCACCCTGGCCGAGTTCGACTCCAATCTCGCCCCCGAACTGGACGATGCCCTCTGCCCTTATGTGGGCCTGGAGGCGTTCGGTGAAACGAATAAGGGCGTGTTCTTTGGGCGGACGCGTTTGGTAAAAGACCTTGTAGCCAGGCTGAAGAAATCTCCTCTGCTGGTCGTGTTAGGCCCCTCGGGCAGTGGCAAGTCGTCGCTGGTGCAGGCCGGGTTGATTCCGGCCCTCAAGAGCGGCGCGCTTCCCGATAGCGCCGGTTGGCACTACTTCCCGCCCATCGTGCCCGGCTCGAACCCGCTCGCGAATTTGTCCGAGTTGACTCGCCCGTCCAATACCGACTCGGCAGAGTGGGCGGGCGAGCAGGTCAAGTTAACTCTCGAACGACCGGGCCACCTGACTCAATTGATTGCCAGCCACTTCACCGGCGGCGTCGTCATCGTGGTGAATCGGTTTGAAGAGGCCTTCACCCTCTGCGCCGACGATGGGCTGAGGCAAACCTTTGTGGACAGCCTGGTGAGCTTGACGAATGCCGGGCAGGTCGTCATCCTCACCATGCGCACCGACTTTGAAGCGCAGGTGGCGCGCCTGCCCGACTTCCAAAAGCTTTTCGAACAAGCGGCGGTGCGGGTGGGGCCGCTCAACGCCGGCGAACTGCGTGAGGCGATTGAAGCGCCGGCGGCGATGATCGGTCTGAAGTTCGAAGAAGGCGTGGTGGATGATTTGCTCAACGACCTTCTGGGCGAACCGGCGGCCCTGCCGCTCTTGCAGTTTACCCTGCTCAAGCTGTGGGAGCGCCGCGATCACAATCAGATCACGTGGGAGGCCTACCGCAAGCTGGGCGGAGGCCGCCAGGCTCTGGCAAACACCGCCGACGAGTTATACAACAACCTGACTCCCGAAGAGCAGGCCACGGCCAAGCGCATGTTGCTCAAAATGGTCAAGCCGGGCGAAGGCGCGGAAATGACCAGCAACCGTGTGCGGCGCGGCAGCCTCTACCACAAAGACGAAGCCAATGACCGGGTTGACGGCGTGCTGGACAAATTGATTCGCGCTCATCTGGTACGTATGACTCCCGGCGAGTCCGGGAGCGAGGCGCAGGTGGAAATAGCGCACGAGGCGCTGTTGCGCAACTGGCCGCGCCTGGTGGATTGGCTGGACGAGGAACGCATCACTCTACGCCAGCGCCACCGGCTGACCGCCGCCGCCGAACAATGGCTGAGGTTGAGCAAAGACCCCAGCGCATTGCGGCGCGGCGCTCTGCTGGCCGAAGCTTTGCAGTATGACGATTTGAATCTGCTGGAGGCCGAGTTCGTCAAAGCCAGCCGGGATGCGGAAGAAGCCGCCGAGCGTCACAAGGAAGCCATCCGCCAGCGTGAACTGGACGACGCCCGGCGCATCGCCGAAGTGGAAAAGCAGAGAGCCGAGGAGCAGGAACAGGCCGCACGCCGTTTGCGGCTGGGCAACCGGATCATCACCGCCGTGGGCGTGGTG
This genomic interval from Chloroflexota bacterium contains the following:
- a CDS encoding type II toxin-antitoxin system VapC family toxin, which produces MRAAVVDASVWVSRLVPVDVHHAASRAWLETQAASGGQFVAPTLVLSEIAGAVSRRTGNSRSAHDAVAIITRLPTLRFVSVDSNLAQTAARLAADHALRGADSVYVALALELGLPLITLDQEQLARTGGIITASKP